Proteins encoded in a region of the Streptomyces sp. PCS3-D2 genome:
- the hydA gene encoding dihydropyrimidinase, translating to MSNRTLISGGLVVTAADELHADVLIEDGRVAALAAHGSAAAGAWTAGRTIDATGKYVIPGGVDAHTHMELPFGGTSASDTFETGTRAAAWGGTTTIIDFAVQSQGQSLRAGLDAWYAKADGNCAIDYAFHMIVSDVNEHTLKEMDGLVEEGVSSFKLFMAYPGVFYSDDGQILRAMQRASSNGGLIMMHAENGIAIDVLIEQALARGETDPRHHGEVRKVLLEAEATHRAIQLARVAGAPLYVVHVSAQEAVAELAAARDKGLPVFGETCPQYLFLSTDNLAEPDFQGAKYVCSTPLRPREHQAALWQGLRTNDLQVVSTDHCPFCFRGQKELGRGDFSKIPNGLPGVENRMDLLHQAVVDGHISRRRWIEIACATPARMFGLYPQKGTIAPGSDADIVLYDPHAEQVISAETHHMNVDYSAYEGRRITGRVDTVLSRGELVVDRREYIGRAGHGAFVHRSTCQYL from the coding sequence ATGAGCAACCGCACTCTCATCAGCGGTGGCCTGGTCGTCACCGCCGCGGACGAACTCCACGCGGACGTCCTGATCGAGGACGGCCGCGTGGCGGCGCTCGCCGCGCACGGCTCCGCGGCCGCCGGGGCCTGGACGGCCGGACGCACGATCGACGCGACCGGCAAGTACGTCATCCCGGGAGGGGTCGACGCGCACACCCACATGGAGCTGCCCTTCGGCGGGACCTCCGCATCGGACACCTTCGAGACCGGGACGCGGGCCGCGGCCTGGGGCGGTACGACGACGATCATCGACTTCGCGGTCCAGTCGCAGGGGCAGTCCCTGCGGGCCGGCCTGGACGCCTGGTACGCCAAGGCCGACGGGAACTGCGCGATCGACTACGCCTTCCACATGATCGTGTCGGACGTCAACGAGCACACGCTCAAGGAAATGGACGGACTCGTCGAGGAAGGCGTGAGTTCGTTCAAACTGTTCATGGCGTATCCGGGGGTCTTCTACTCGGACGACGGCCAGATCCTGCGCGCGATGCAGCGGGCGTCCTCCAACGGCGGCCTGATCATGATGCACGCGGAGAACGGCATCGCCATCGATGTCCTCATCGAGCAGGCCCTGGCGCGCGGCGAGACCGATCCGCGCCACCACGGCGAGGTCCGCAAGGTGCTCCTGGAGGCCGAGGCCACCCACCGCGCCATCCAGCTCGCGCGGGTGGCCGGCGCCCCGCTGTACGTCGTGCACGTCTCGGCGCAGGAAGCGGTGGCGGAGCTGGCCGCCGCCCGGGACAAGGGGCTCCCGGTCTTCGGGGAGACGTGCCCGCAGTACCTGTTCCTGTCCACCGACAACCTGGCCGAGCCGGACTTCCAGGGCGCCAAGTACGTCTGCTCCACCCCGCTGCGGCCCCGGGAACACCAGGCCGCCCTGTGGCAGGGTCTGCGGACCAACGACCTCCAGGTCGTCTCCACCGACCACTGCCCCTTCTGCTTCCGCGGCCAGAAGGAACTGGGGCGGGGCGACTTCTCGAAGATCCCCAACGGGCTCCCGGGCGTGGAGAACCGCATGGACCTCCTGCACCAGGCGGTGGTGGACGGCCACATCAGCCGCCGCAGGTGGATCGAGATCGCCTGCGCCACACCCGCCCGGATGTTCGGGCTCTACCCGCAGAAGGGCACCATCGCGCCGGGCTCCGACGCCGACATCGTGCTCTACGATCCGCACGCCGAGCAGGTCATCTCCGCCGAGACGCACCACATGAACGTGGACTACTCGGCGTACGAGGGCAGGCGGATCACCGGCCGTGTCGACACCGTCCTCTCGCGCGGTGAACTCGTCGTCGATCGGCGCGAGTACATCGGCCGGGCCGGCCACGGTGCCTTCGTCCACCGCTCCACCTGCCAGTACCTGTAA
- a CDS encoding TIGR03842 family LLM class F420-dependent oxidoreductase, whose protein sequence is MDFGLVLQTDPPASQVISLMKRAERNGFRYGWTFDSAVLWQEPFVIYSQILANTAKLHIGPMVTNPGTRTWEVTASTFATLNDMYGNRTVCGIGRGDSAMRVAGRAPNTLARLGEAMDVIRDLAEGREASVDGSPVRIPWIKDGRLPVWMAAYGPKALALAGQKADGFILQLADPYLTEWMIKAVRQAAVEAGREPSAITICVAAPAYVGDDLAHARDQCRWFGGMVGNHVADLVSRYGEHSGMVPDELTDYVKARQGYDYSHHGRAGNPSTDFVPDEIVDRFCLLGPAEAHIEKLRALRDLGVDQFAVYDMHDAKESTIDAYGAQIIPALNA, encoded by the coding sequence ATGGACTTCGGCCTCGTCCTGCAGACCGACCCGCCCGCCTCCCAGGTCATCAGCCTCATGAAGCGCGCCGAGCGCAACGGCTTCCGCTACGGCTGGACCTTCGACTCCGCCGTCCTCTGGCAGGAGCCCTTCGTCATCTACAGCCAGATCCTCGCCAACACCGCCAAGCTCCACATCGGCCCGATGGTGACCAACCCGGGCACCCGCACCTGGGAGGTCACCGCCTCGACCTTCGCGACCCTCAACGACATGTACGGCAACCGCACCGTCTGCGGGATCGGCCGTGGCGACTCCGCGATGCGGGTCGCGGGCCGCGCTCCCAACACCCTGGCCCGCCTCGGCGAGGCCATGGACGTCATCCGTGACCTCGCCGAGGGCCGCGAGGCGTCCGTCGACGGCAGCCCGGTCCGCATCCCGTGGATCAAGGACGGCAGACTCCCCGTCTGGATGGCCGCGTACGGCCCCAAGGCACTCGCGCTGGCCGGGCAGAAGGCGGACGGGTTCATCCTCCAGCTCGCCGACCCCTACCTCACCGAGTGGATGATCAAGGCGGTGCGGCAGGCCGCGGTCGAGGCGGGCCGGGAACCGTCCGCGATCACGATCTGTGTGGCGGCGCCTGCGTACGTCGGTGACGACCTGGCCCACGCCCGCGATCAGTGCCGCTGGTTCGGCGGGATGGTCGGCAACCACGTCGCCGACCTCGTCTCCCGCTACGGCGAGCACTCCGGCATGGTCCCCGACGAGCTCACCGACTACGTCAAAGCCCGCCAGGGCTACGACTACAGCCACCACGGCCGCGCCGGGAACCCGTCCACGGACTTCGTCCCCGACGAGATCGTCGACCGGTTCTGCCTGCTGGGCCCGGCCGAGGCGCACATCGAGAAGCTGCGGGCGCTGCGCGACCTGGGCGTCGACCAGTTCGCGGTCTACGACATGCACGACGCGAAGGAGTCCACGATCGACGCGTATGGCGCGCAGATCATCCCCGCCCTGAACGCTTGA